From a region of the Brachionichthys hirsutus isolate HB-005 chromosome 9, CSIRO-AGI_Bhir_v1, whole genome shotgun sequence genome:
- the fam20b gene encoding glycosaminoglycan xylosylkinase, translating to MKLKQRMVVACAVLLLLGLAKIFLLDGGEGSAANRRDLRAFRKMEAGLALSRGARLTHTLQSPWEIASQWVGPREVCPEETPELAAVLTSLSGARIERADLGYKGTQLKALLVLEGGQKVVFKPKRYNRDYVVEGEPYAGYDRHNAEVAAFHLDRILGFRRAPLVVGRRINLRTEIKPVATDQLLNTFLMQGNNTCFYGKCYYCRQNEPACAEGEIIEGSVTLWLPDVWPLQRHRHPWGRTYREGKLARWEYDESYCEAVKKMPPYDAGPRLLDIIDTAVFDYLIGNADRHHYESFQDDGGASMVILLDNAKSFGNAALDERSILAPLYQCCMIRVSTWNRLNLLRSGALSSAMRQALGFDPIHPVLDERHLAALDRRLSGIIATVKQCMEAQGSDNTLIEDRMNLPHP from the exons atgaagCTCAAACAGCGCATGGTGGTGGCGTGCGCcgtgctcctcctgctgggccTGGCCAAGATCTTCCTGCTGGACGGCGGCGAGGGCTCGGCAGCCAACCGGCGGGACCTGAGAGCGTTCCGCAAG ATGGAGGCCGGCCTCGCTCTGTCCCGCGGAGCTCGCCTCACGCACACCCTGCAGTCGCCGTGGGAGATAGCCAGCCAGTGGGTGGGCCCGCGGGAGGTGTGCCCCGAGGAGACCCCCGAGCTGGCTGCAGTGCTCACCTCGCTCAGCGGCGCCAGGATAGAAAGGGCCGACTTGGGCTACAAGGGCACGCAGCTCAAAGCCCTGCTGgtgctggagggggggcagaaagtgGTGTTCAAACCCAAACG atataACCGAGACTACGTGGTGGAAGGCGAGCCGTACGCGGGCTACGACCGACACAACGCGGAGGTGGCGGCGTTCCACCTGGACAG GATCCTGGGGTTCAGGAGAGCGCCCCTAGTGGTCGGGAGGCGCATCAACCTGCGGACAGAGATTAAACCCGTGGCCACTGACCAGCTGCTGAATACTTTCCTCATGCAGG gtaaTAACACGTGTTTCTATGGAAAGTGTTATTACTGTCGGCAGAATGAGCCGGCCTGTGCCGAGGGAGAGATAATCGAGGGGTCTGTAACCCTCTGGCTGCCAGATGTCTGGCCGTTGCAGAGACATCGGCATCCCTGGGGACGCACCTACAGAGAGGGGAAGCTGGCCAG ATGGGAGTATGACGAGAGCTACTGCGAGGCGGTGAAGAAGATGCCTCCGTACGACGCCGGGCCGAGGCTGCTGGACATCATCGACACGGCCGTCTTCGATTATCTCATTGGAAACGCCGATCGGCATCACTATGAGAGTTTCCAGGATGACGGTGGCGCCAGCATGGTCATCCTCCTCGACAACGCAAAGAG CTTTGGGAACGCAGCTCTGGATGAGCGAAGTATCCTTGCTCCACTTTATCAATGCTGCAT gATTCGTGTCTCCACATGGAACAGATTAAACCTGCTGAGAAGCGGAGCACTGAGCTCAGCAATGCGGCAGGCGCTGGGATTTGATCCCATCCACCCCGTCCTGGACGAGAGACACCTCGCAGCTCTGGACAGACGTCTGTCTGGAATCATAGCTACTGTCAAGCAGTGTATGGAGGCACAGGGTTCAGACAACACTCTGATAGAGGACCGAATGAACCTCCCTCATCCCTAG